In Candidatus Desulfatibia profunda, the DNA window AAAAACATCTTTGAGCCATTATTTTCCGCCAGAGCATCGGACCTGGGTATTGGATTAGGATTGGCCCCGGCACATGACATTGTCAAAAACCATGGCGGCATCATTACTGTCTATAGTGAAAAAGGTAAAGGAACGACTTTCAGCGTTTATCTGCCCGTTTCGGAAAAAGTATTTATCAAAGAAGAGGAATTTGCCGAAGAATTGTCAAAAGGATCTGAAACTGTCCTTTTGGTGGATGATGAACAGATGATCATTGATGTGGGCAGCCAGTTATTGGAGAAACTGGGATACAAGGTCTATTCCGCCGAAAGTGGAAAAGCAGCTCTTAAAATTTACAAAGAAAATAAGGATGATATCGACATTGTCATTCTCGATGTCATTATGCCCGGCATGAATGGCGGGGAAACCTATGACCGCTTGAAAGCGCTGAATGTTGATGTCAAGGTTCTGCTGTCAAGCGGATATGGCGTCAATAGACAGATTAATGAAATATTGGCGCGGGGCTGTAATGAGTTTATTCAGAAACCTTTCAACATGAAACAGCTTTCGCGCAAAATCAGAAAGATTTTGGACGACAAGTAAAAAAATTCAGATCTCGTTAAACGGTCGATTGATTGGTTGTTAGGATGCCGGCCATTTAACCAATCAACCAATTAACGATATCCGAACATCAGGATTTGTCTGATAGTCTTCTTCGGAGAAGATCTCGCTGGAACCTGTAAATAAATTCCATCAGTATCTTTTCCTGGCTTTTTTTGATGTCGGTGAACTGAAGGGCACAAGTGTTTTGGTCTGTTTCAGGGTTTTTCCCCACTCTTTTTACCAAGGCCTCTTTAACCTGCACCCTTAAAATATTTTCTTCTGATGGAAATACCAGTTCAATATTTCTCAGCTTGTTTCCGACGGCAAATATCGTGGCGCTTTGAATTTCATTTTTAAAGCCGAAAAGATTGCCGAGAACTCCTCCCCGGCTGACATTGATAACACTGATTTCATGTCTGGCCGAGTCCTCGCCAATGCAGAGTTTCGTCCCAAGGGGAGGGGATATTCTGAAATTCTTTCTTCTTTGAAAGCGTTGGATAACTTCTGGAAATCGTATCCAAATATCATCACGTACAATCTCTTTGGCAGTTGTTCTGAACGCATACTGAAGATTATCATTGCCGATAAATTCAAAATGCATGCGGCAGTTATCAACAGCAGCGATGACTTGCGCGAAACCACTGGGGCAGTCTACAAGGAAACAGGGCATGTTTTTGTTAAAGCGTGTGCCGGTAACGACGGTTAAGCGTTCATACTGGTGGCCCAGCACATGCAGCTTGACTAACGTCCTGTCTTTTTGCAGTTGCTCAAAAATCTTGAGTCTGCCTTTATGCCGTATGATTTCAGCTTGTTCCATCGGTTAATAAATCGACGTGTCCGGTTGTCGCGTCCTATCGATTGATCCCCATATTCCGGTCCCTTCGGATTATTTATCGGCAAGTCGGGTAAAAAACTAAAATTTTAAGGTTAAATTCCACTGCGCCATCAGTTCATCCCTGGTGATAATGGCCGTTACATCGGCCACCTGTTGGCGGATATTCTTAAGACCGCCTTCCTGCCGATCGACCAAGATCACCGCCTTGACCACCTCCAGTCCTTCTGCCCGGGCCCGTTCGATCGCCTTCATCGTAGAGCCCCCCGTTGTGGCGACATCATCGATGATGGCAACCCGCTGGCCCGGCTTCACATCCCCTTCGACCCACCGGACAATTCCGTGATCCTTGCGGGTCTTGCGGATGGAAAAGGCGTTGACAGGCTTGCCGCTCAGCTCCGAAACAAACGCCGTGGCAATCGCAATGGGATCGGCACCGAAGGTGAGCCCGCCGATGCCATCTATGTTTAGATCTTTAATGGCATCAAATACAAGCTGGCCGGCCAGAAACATCCCTCTGGGACTCAGTGTGGTCGGCTTGCAGTTCACGTAGAAATGGCTCATTTTGCCTGATACCAGTTTAAAGGTCGGCTCATGGCTGTATTTAAACGATTTTCGACAGATGATTTCGATAAGCTCCTGTTTCATAGTATCCGGTGGTGGCATTTACTCATTCAAGAAACTGTTGATTTTAAGCTGTTGATTCGATATAAAAAAGCCTCCACCGAAATGGAAGAAGCATATTTAATGGGATTCAGTGGAGGCTCTGAGGAAGGAAAACTGGTGACAGCACTCCTTCAACTTGATCCACGCATATCAATAAAAACCCTGCGGGTCAATCCCAAACCCGCGAAAGATTAACACCCTGATTGAGCTAAAACTCAATTAGATGTTATCGTTAACTTATTATTGGTTTCAGGTGAAA includes these proteins:
- the pyrE gene encoding orotate phosphoribosyltransferase, translating into MKQELIEIICRKSFKYSHEPTFKLVSGKMSHFYVNCKPTTLSPRGMFLAGQLVFDAIKDLNIDGIGGLTFGADPIAIATAFVSELSGKPVNAFSIRKTRKDHGIVRWVEGDVKPGQRVAIIDDVATTGGSTMKAIERARAEGLEVVKAVILVDRQEGGLKNIRQQVADVTAIITRDELMAQWNLTLKF